The following proteins come from a genomic window of Nocardioides albertanoniae:
- the tmk gene encoding dTMP kinase, with product MRFPGVYAERGVFVCFEGGEGSGKSTQSRLLHESLTARGHEVLLTFEPGDTAVGKDVRRIVLSPETGDLDDRTEALLFAADKAEHIESMVRPALDRGEVVITDRYVDSMLAYQGAGRVLDADQLEEVARWATADLRPHLTVLLDLDPTAGFTRFEERDRMEQESGEFHQRVRSAFVALAERNPDHYLVLDARAPVDEVHAAVLARLETLLTQAVSA from the coding sequence GTGAGGTTTCCGGGTGTCTATGCAGAGCGCGGTGTCTTCGTCTGTTTCGAGGGCGGCGAGGGGTCGGGCAAGTCGACCCAGTCGCGGCTGCTCCACGAGTCGCTGACCGCCCGTGGCCACGAGGTCCTGCTGACCTTCGAGCCGGGAGACACCGCCGTAGGCAAGGACGTACGCCGCATCGTGCTGTCCCCGGAGACCGGCGACCTCGACGACCGCACCGAGGCGCTCCTGTTCGCCGCCGACAAGGCCGAGCACATCGAGTCGATGGTGCGCCCGGCGCTCGATCGGGGCGAGGTGGTGATCACCGATCGCTACGTCGACTCGATGCTGGCCTACCAGGGTGCGGGCCGGGTGCTGGATGCCGATCAGCTCGAGGAGGTCGCTCGCTGGGCGACCGCCGACCTGCGGCCCCACCTGACGGTGCTGCTCGACCTGGACCCGACGGCCGGGTTCACGCGGTTCGAGGAGCGTGACCGGATGGAGCAGGAGTCCGGGGAGTTCCATCAGCGGGTGCGATCGGCGTTCGTGGCGCTGGCGGAGCGCAACCCCGACCACTATCTGGTGCTCGACGCGCGAGCGCCGGTCGACGAGGTCCATGCCGCGGTCCTGGCGCGCCTCGAGACCCTGCTCACCCAGGCGGTGAGCGCATGA
- a CDS encoding alpha/beta hydrolase, with the protein MKLKAATGAVALTVLALSGCGAGDGGTPEADQVSPSAAATAAPEKALQSFYSQKLDWKSCNGAFECATLEVPLDYTDPAAGSIDVAVIKDPANKEKIGSLAINPGGPGGSGIDYALYNNQSFSSEVRDAYDIVGFDPRGVGQSTPVDCLDDAALDDYVAVDPAPDDAAEEKAYTKTGTDMAKGCAAQKGGISAHVSTVEAARDMDVLRAALGEDQLDYFGASYGTQLGSTYAELYPDRVGRFVLDGAIAPGLSVLESNLAQAKGFEVALRSYVESCVDKGDCFLGDTVDEGVERVQKLMADIDDKPLPAGDRELTSGNALYGLITPLYVEAYWPELTKALEGAIKGDGTTLMSLSDSYAGRDPEGGYANNTMEANWAINCLDDSSGLSPEEVRKELPAFEKAAPTFGAALAWMLNGCAGEKFKASEPEPKIDAEGSNPIVVVGTTRDPATPYEWAKELAKALDAGVLVSRDGDGHTGYMQGNRCVDGAINDYLVDGKVPDDGLEC; encoded by the coding sequence GTGAAACTCAAAGCAGCCACCGGTGCTGTCGCCCTGACCGTGCTCGCCCTGTCCGGCTGTGGTGCCGGCGACGGTGGCACCCCGGAAGCCGACCAGGTCAGCCCGAGCGCGGCCGCGACGGCCGCCCCGGAGAAGGCCTTGCAGTCCTTCTACAGCCAGAAGCTCGACTGGAAGTCCTGCAACGGCGCCTTCGAGTGCGCGACGCTCGAGGTGCCGTTGGACTACACCGACCCAGCCGCCGGCTCCATCGACGTCGCGGTCATCAAGGACCCGGCCAACAAGGAGAAGATCGGCTCGCTGGCGATCAACCCGGGCGGTCCCGGCGGCTCCGGCATCGACTACGCGCTCTACAACAACCAGTCCTTCAGCTCCGAGGTCCGTGACGCCTACGACATCGTCGGCTTCGACCCGCGTGGCGTCGGGCAGAGCACCCCGGTCGACTGCCTCGACGACGCCGCGCTCGACGACTACGTCGCGGTCGACCCCGCCCCCGACGACGCAGCCGAGGAGAAGGCCTACACCAAGACCGGCACCGACATGGCCAAGGGCTGCGCCGCCCAGAAGGGCGGCATCTCCGCCCACGTCAGCACCGTCGAGGCGGCCCGCGACATGGACGTGCTCCGTGCGGCGCTCGGCGAGGACCAGCTCGACTACTTCGGTGCCTCCTACGGCACCCAGCTCGGATCGACGTACGCCGAGCTCTATCCCGACCGCGTCGGTCGCTTCGTGCTCGACGGGGCGATCGCACCAGGGCTCAGCGTGCTCGAGTCCAACCTGGCCCAGGCCAAGGGCTTCGAGGTCGCGCTCCGCTCCTACGTGGAGAGCTGTGTCGACAAGGGCGACTGCTTCCTCGGTGACACCGTCGACGAGGGCGTCGAGCGAGTGCAGAAGCTGATGGCCGACATCGACGACAAGCCGCTGCCTGCCGGCGACCGTGAGCTCACCTCGGGCAACGCTCTCTACGGCCTGATCACCCCGCTCTACGTAGAGGCCTACTGGCCCGAGCTGACCAAGGCCCTCGAGGGTGCCATCAAGGGCGACGGCACCACCTTGATGAGCCTGTCCGACAGCTATGCCGGTCGTGATCCCGAGGGCGGCTATGCCAACAACACGATGGAAGCCAACTGGGCGATCAACTGCCTCGACGACTCCTCCGGGCTGAGCCCCGAGGAGGTGCGCAAGGAGCTGCCGGCCTTCGAGAAGGCCGCGCCCACCTTCGGCGCCGCGTTGGCCTGGATGCTCAACGGCTGCGCCGGGGAGAAGTTCAAGGCCAGCGAGCCCGAGCCGAAGATCGACGCCGAGGGCTCCAACCCGATCGTCGTCGTCGGCACCACCCGCGACCCGGCCACGCCCTACGAGTGGGCCAAGGAGCTCGCCAAGGCCCTCGACGCCGGGGTGCTGGTCTCTCGCGACGGTGACGGTCACACCGGCTACATGCAGGGCAACCGCTGCGTCGACGGCGCCATCAACGACTACCTGGTCGACGGCAAGGTGCCCGACGACGGCCTGGAGTGCTGA
- a CDS encoding DNA polymerase III subunit delta' gives MNVATTSVWDNLVGQRHVIPTLQTAAAGHGMTQSWLFTGPPGSGRSNAAIAFAAALQCPDGGCGRCHECHTVLAGSHADVNLVRTEKLTLGVDEIRDLVRQSALTPAGNRWQILIVEDADRLTEQANNALLKAVEEPGARTVWMLCAPTVEDVLPTIRSRCRLVTLSTPTAPDVTAFLQRTLDVDEARAAYAARASQGHIGRAKALARGDDTRRRREQVVSYPARLSTLADALRAAGELVAVSKEEADAVTAELDAREKADLDAGYGVVDRGRRPREYGPALSALEKDQKRRATRRHRDVIDRGLMDLVSVYRDAITIASRAPVMLVNEEHRGEIEQLAAATSPEVNLQRIGAIFEAREQLLEFNVQPQLVLEAMMVALLPPGGDQ, from the coding sequence ATGAACGTGGCCACCACGTCGGTGTGGGACAACCTCGTCGGTCAGCGTCACGTGATCCCGACGCTGCAGACCGCCGCGGCCGGCCACGGCATGACCCAGAGCTGGCTCTTCACCGGCCCGCCGGGCTCGGGCCGGTCCAACGCCGCGATCGCCTTCGCTGCCGCGCTGCAGTGCCCCGACGGCGGCTGCGGCCGGTGCCACGAGTGCCACACGGTGCTCGCCGGCAGCCACGCCGACGTCAACCTGGTGCGCACCGAGAAGCTGACCCTCGGCGTCGACGAGATCCGCGACCTGGTGCGCCAGTCGGCGCTCACCCCGGCCGGCAACCGCTGGCAGATCCTGATCGTCGAAGACGCCGACCGGCTCACCGAGCAGGCCAACAACGCGCTGCTCAAGGCGGTCGAGGAGCCCGGCGCGCGCACGGTGTGGATGCTCTGTGCGCCGACGGTCGAAGACGTGCTCCCCACCATCCGGTCGCGGTGCCGGCTGGTCACGCTGAGCACCCCGACGGCGCCCGACGTGACCGCCTTCCTCCAGCGCACCCTCGACGTCGACGAGGCTCGCGCGGCCTACGCCGCCCGCGCGAGCCAGGGCCACATCGGCCGCGCCAAGGCGCTCGCCCGCGGCGACGACACCCGGCGGCGCCGTGAGCAGGTCGTGTCCTACCCGGCCCGGCTGAGCACCCTCGCCGATGCGCTGCGCGCGGCCGGTGAGCTGGTCGCGGTCTCCAAGGAGGAGGCCGACGCGGTCACCGCCGAGCTCGACGCCCGGGAGAAGGCAGACCTCGACGCCGGCTACGGCGTCGTCGACCGCGGCCGACGCCCTCGTGAGTACGGACCGGCCCTGTCGGCGCTCGAGAAGGACCAGAAGCGCCGCGCGACCCGGCGTCACCGCGACGTGATCGACCGTGGGCTGATGGATCTCGTCTCGGTCTACCGCGACGCGATCACGATCGCCTCGCGAGCCCCGGTGATGCTCGTCAACGAGGAGCACCGCGGCGAGATCGAGCAGCTCGCCGCCGCGACCTCGCCGGAGGTCAATCTGCAGCGCATCGGGGCGATCTTCGAGGCCCGCGAGCAGCTGCTGGAGTTCAACGTGCAGCCCCAGTTGGTGCTGGAGGCCATGATGGTGGCGCTGTTGCCGCCCGGAGGAGACCAGTGA
- a CDS encoding LysR family transcriptional regulator yields MLSLHQLRVFLAVYEHGSLTAAAEELGYAQPSISEQVRGLERTLGVQLFRRVGRGVVPTGVADELRPHAERTIAAAEDARKAVQSVKQFETGTIRFGMFGIARLYGGAGLVADVLDRYPGVRVELVGQNSSEVQDDLRRGRLEAAMLSVGSVSGEGLKINPVARDELVYISADPAHLATPVTSHRLSLATLVMADTTWSSEDPTRTTLRNLLHETGRNPPSRIEVEDVETVVELVGMGYADSVIPRGAAEQLLPRLAPSAGWVSLRPRTYDTFAIVHRTDATLSPAATLMIELATARIQAIADPVRPR; encoded by the coding sequence ATGTTGTCGCTGCACCAGCTCCGGGTGTTCCTCGCGGTCTACGAGCACGGCTCGCTGACCGCGGCCGCCGAGGAGCTCGGGTATGCGCAACCGTCGATCTCGGAGCAGGTCAGAGGTCTCGAGCGTACGCTCGGTGTGCAGCTTTTTCGCCGGGTTGGCCGAGGAGTCGTGCCCACCGGGGTGGCCGACGAGCTGCGGCCGCACGCGGAGCGCACGATCGCGGCGGCCGAGGACGCCCGCAAGGCCGTGCAGTCGGTCAAGCAGTTCGAGACCGGCACGATCCGGTTCGGGATGTTCGGGATCGCTCGGCTCTACGGCGGAGCGGGCCTGGTGGCGGATGTGCTCGACCGGTATCCGGGCGTACGCGTCGAGCTGGTCGGCCAGAACTCATCCGAGGTGCAGGACGACCTGCGCCGCGGACGCCTCGAGGCGGCGATGCTCTCGGTCGGCAGCGTCTCGGGGGAAGGGTTGAAGATCAACCCGGTCGCCCGCGACGAGCTCGTCTACATCTCGGCGGACCCGGCCCACCTGGCCACGCCGGTCACGTCGCACCGGCTCTCGCTGGCCACCCTGGTCATGGCCGACACGACCTGGAGCTCGGAGGACCCCACCCGCACCACGCTGCGCAACCTGCTCCACGAGACCGGCCGCAACCCACCGAGCCGGATCGAGGTCGAGGACGTCGAGACGGTCGTCGAGCTGGTCGGGATGGGCTACGCCGACAGCGTCATCCCCCGAGGAGCCGCCGAGCAGCTGCTCCCCCGGCTGGCGCCATCAGCGGGGTGGGTGTCGCTGCGACCCCGGACGTACGACACCTTCGCCATCGTCCATCGCACCGACGCCACCCTCTCCCCCGCCGCGACGCTGATGATCGAGCTCGCGACCGCTCGGATCCAGGCCATCGCCGACCCGGTGCGGCCTCGGTAG
- a CDS encoding DinB family protein encodes MTFEGVRRRLFGRLEGLADAEYLWEPADDSLNIRPGRDGTYRVDSLFPESVPGVPDPVTTIAWRMMHIGTGCLRGYVIHFFEDVPDFGDRLTWPGTAKEGVRALAEDWERFVSRIASLGDKGLLAPMGSGPGGWADEHYLKLALHALDEVAHHGGEIGLLRDLYLRESRRPQR; translated from the coding sequence ATGACCTTCGAAGGCGTGCGACGGCGGCTGTTCGGCCGCCTTGAGGGCCTGGCCGACGCCGAGTACCTGTGGGAGCCTGCCGACGACAGTCTCAACATCCGCCCGGGCAGGGACGGTACCTACCGCGTCGATTCGCTGTTCCCCGAGTCGGTCCCGGGCGTGCCCGACCCCGTCACGACGATCGCCTGGCGCATGATGCACATCGGCACCGGCTGCCTGCGGGGCTACGTGATCCACTTCTTCGAGGATGTCCCAGACTTCGGCGACCGCCTCACGTGGCCGGGCACCGCGAAGGAGGGTGTCCGAGCGCTCGCCGAGGACTGGGAGCGCTTCGTCTCGCGCATCGCGTCCCTCGGCGACAAAGGCCTGCTGGCGCCAATGGGCTCAGGACCCGGCGGCTGGGCTGACGAGCACTACCTGAAGCTCGCGCTGCACGCCCTCGACGAAGTCGCGCATCACGGCGGAGAGATCGGCCTGTTGCGCGATCTCTATCTGCGCGAGAGCCGCCGACCTCAGAGGTGA
- a CDS encoding alpha/beta fold hydrolase, which produces MDTRQVVMFLHALGAWPSSWEAQVRGLPDDFVGVAPDIPGVTEADKVRFDFGSAAGAIVAAIDQQGVARAHVCGLSLGAMVATQIAIDHPARVSSLVLSGSQVAPNLALMAAQRAVIRLLPEKTAARFGMTKKGWLAMLREIAAADFRSGLSDIDVPTLVLCGSRDVANLPAARLLARSVPGAELKVVKGAGHEWNLQFPELFNDVIGDFYRSLGDRS; this is translated from the coding sequence GTGGATACACGTCAGGTCGTGATGTTTCTTCATGCGCTGGGCGCGTGGCCGTCCTCGTGGGAGGCCCAGGTGCGTGGCCTGCCGGACGACTTCGTCGGGGTCGCGCCGGATATCCCGGGGGTCACCGAGGCAGACAAGGTGCGGTTCGACTTTGGCTCGGCGGCCGGGGCCATCGTCGCCGCGATCGACCAGCAGGGCGTTGCCCGCGCTCACGTGTGCGGGCTGTCATTGGGCGCGATGGTCGCGACCCAGATCGCCATCGACCACCCTGCCCGGGTGTCGTCGCTGGTGCTGTCGGGCAGTCAGGTGGCGCCCAACCTGGCTCTGATGGCCGCGCAGCGTGCCGTGATCCGGCTGCTGCCGGAGAAGACCGCGGCTCGTTTCGGGATGACGAAGAAGGGCTGGCTCGCGATGCTTCGCGAGATCGCCGCCGCCGACTTCCGCTCGGGCCTCAGTGACATCGACGTGCCGACGCTCGTGCTGTGCGGGTCGCGCGACGTCGCCAACCTTCCGGCCGCCCGTCTCCTCGCCAGGTCGGTGCCCGGCGCCGAGCTGAAGGTTGTCAAAGGCGCCGGCCACGAGTGGAACTTGCAGTTCCCCGAGCTCTTCAACGACGTCATCGGCGACTTCTACCGGTCGTTGGGCGACCGGTCGTGA